In a single window of the Rhopalosiphum padi isolate XX-2018 chromosome 1, ASM2088224v1, whole genome shotgun sequence genome:
- the LOC132917321 gene encoding uncharacterized protein LOC132917321, with protein sequence MTSERTKRRRVKEELESMQFDLNFSKLQKKRQHTYCKEVNVNDDFITNNLHNKYYEENISTPICNSYKQNIEENCFSPGTTFCNFPENNAAFNEPIETINECDLFKRNLCQWAVNFNINHNALDGLLVILKNVSTLSQLPKDSRSILDTRKMNETQCLTTINPGLYYHFGLKSAILEHFKFISTNNIDVIKIVIGIDGLPISKSSASQLWPILGYIRPFKNSVFPIGIYWGHEKPEDSNLYLKQFCVEAKELLTNGVNINGVIFKVLIDGFSLDAPAKSFVLKVKGHSGYDSCTRCIEEGEYLKNRSCFPYTASSEKKRTHDDYISMKYEEHHVGNTISILSDLPGVNIVDAFALDYMHLVCIGIMKKLIQLWMNKGPLNVRIPSSVVKIISDQLVSFKKSVPCDFSRKPRALNELPRFKATELRQILLYTGQVVFKDSINSNCYMHFMALNIAMTILLSDNMKKVHTFC encoded by the exons atgACAAGTGAAAGAACAAAAAGGAGAAGAGTTAAGGAAGAGCTAGAATCTATGCAGTTTGAtcttaacttttcaaaattgcAAAAGAAAAGACAACATACTTATTGTAAAGAAGTGAATGTGAATGatgattttattactaataatctgCATAACAAATACTATGAAGAAAACATCAGTACTCCaatatgtaatagttataaacaaaatattgaagaaaattGTTTCAGTCCTGGAACAACATTTTGTAAT tttcctGAGAATAATGCTGCATTTAATGAACCAATTGAAACTATTAATGAATGTGATTTATTCAAGCGTAATTTGTGTCAGTGGGcagtaaattttaacataaatcataatgctTTGGATGGattattggttattttgaaaaatgtgtcAACATTATCACAACTTCCTAAAGATTCACGTAGTATTTTAGATACCAGAAAAATGAACGAGACACAGTGCTTAACTACAATAAATCCTGGTTTATATTACCATTTTGGTTTGAAATCAGCTATTttggaacattttaaatttatttcaacaaataatatagatGTTATCAAAATAGTTATTGGCATTGATGGCTTGCCAATCTCAAAAAGTAGTGCAAGTCAATTATGGCCCATTTTGGGGTATATACGCCCATTCAAGAATTCTGTGTTTCCAATTGGTATATACTGGGGCCATGAAAAGCCTGaagattctaatttatatttaaaacaattttgtgtaGAAGCTAAAGAGTTATTGACAAATGGAGTTAATATTAATGGAgtgatttttaaagttttaatcgaTGGATTTTCTCTAGACGCCCCGGCTAAGTCGTTTGTGCTAAAAGTCAAGGGTCACAGTGGTTATGATTCGTGCACCCGGTGCATAGAAGAAGGcgagtatttgaaaaatagatcATGTTTTCCATACACAGCAAGTAGTGAAAAAAAACGCACACATGACGACTACATCAGTATGAAATATGAAGAACATCATGTTGGGAATACAATCTCAATTTTATCAGATTTACCTGGTGTAAATATTGTTGATGCATTTGCGTTAGATTACATGCATCTTGTTTGCATaggtattatgaaaaaattaatccaATTATGGATGAACAAAGGACCATTGAACGTTCGTATACCTAGTtctgttgtaaaaataatatcagacCAATTGGTATCATTTAAAAAGAGTGTCCCTTGTGATTTTTCCCGAAAACCCAGGGCCTTAAATGAATTACCAAGATTTAAGGCCACAGAACTGCGTCAAATCCTTTTGTATACTGGACAGGTCGTTTTCAAAGACAGCATAAACAGCAACTGTTATATGCATTTCATGGCACTTAACATAGCTATGACCATATTATTAAGtgataatatgaaaaaagtacATACATTTTGCTAG
- the LOC132918329 gene encoding chromobox protein homolog 1-like, giving the protein MYLRSSKKVGGLNAEHENSKPNNKEAEKILGVTDFSGPLTFLVKFKGIDEAELIPAKEANKKFPQIVIDYYSSLPIEWV; this is encoded by the exons ATGTATCTCCG CTCAAGCAAAAAGGTTGGCGGTTTAAATGCAGAACATGAAAATTCCAAGCCTAACAATAAAGAAGCAGAAAAAATTTTAGGAGTTACTGATTTTAGTGGCCCGTTGACATTTTTAGTGAAGTTTAAAGGAATTGATGAAGCCGAGTTGATACCAGCTAAAGAGGCTAATAAAAAATTCCCACAAATCGTTATCGATTACTATTCATCATTACCAATAGAGTGggtttag